A single region of the Plasmodium reichenowi strain SY57 chromosome 9, whole genome shotgun sequence genome encodes:
- a CDS encoding diacylglycerol kinase, putative: MEDFAYIDKNVYINILLVFIKKIKDYVVGIGILKILFCVCIILLSIFIAKRKNKKKKKIHVYLQLNRKKNNSTKVSNSSKKSTISNEDDISQKNLSKISDNGKIEEISNGYYHLTYTSHIFNLKTINRIELCNVCEENIYSFFFHKKNIFECIMCRNKCHIECAPNSNLMSCKTSVFFKNKHKFIKLRNCSWNDKCDICDQKFYFFSLYTLLKRHIYKCIWCNKYFHLRCLIKNSYKKKKIIKEDENVVDTQKMKNLCTYGNNEYILYPYQLTIKENVLIDFLISAYNKVQENDIKLDDIFLSYTLNDFYNLEKKFKKDMIEPIEHFPSNKIRSVNDLLYFDYVNHFKSFRNIKKKKKKKIIQIHLNFLLNFFPVHLPIYHIKSNKTFLLIFVNVKSGGQTGKNLYQELLMYFNPIQIINIKNEKNVLNALNMFKQMFYLKKIILLICGGDGTISIFIDTLIKFFLKQNSNTENKAQVQKNEQINKEPILDNKNKTTSSNKTTFLNKTLTNITEKIRYNKDLIKKKWGGGTPTPQTNSNTNNHMNTQGGKLSSKFFLIKRKMKKNKKNNDNNDNDKYSTSEEDTSDFSDTDDEDGDKEEKFSSIKEQLFKTKVNEDTLNVTENYEHIYRQIKNFQNKDIYEKDDAYEDITEDNKNKIEHNHKKKEKKKDNNKNNSSIMNDHGSDINEDCYFSATGFEGESIYHNVYYDHNNKNSNDLHMTTNISDNLCGYYGDTKKKKLKYIVKDDNNNGDSTMVSVPINNNKNNNNNNNNNNSKTTHTTTTTTTTTTTTTTTTTTTTTTTTIITDNNNNNDNNNDNNNTNSSQNNSSIIINNEDPHNMTDKKNEGLNKINNIEEFNKGKMCMFEKQCNILENINNDYKLLNTEYDEKSHIDDETFFDSCDKSKDDIQCTHSNLILKELSEETNLEKDNEEDNNYSLESCISTTPISILPLGTGNDLSISLGWGSEYNNDIFFYLNKLKHCKNELVDVWNMKGYDSNNNLILNNSFINYFDIGIIARLALHFDNIRKKYPHFFNSRIGNKILYGEVGFRDFCFNTYKYKLNKNIKIYCDGKKVNIEENLESVCIINIPYFLGGIKIWKDDELEKNYYSDFEKENNKMNDSEYISDQEKEDHHHHHHNNKKNKKKKTKYKIKNNDIINKDEKYNTDNFNDNSFESYSSGTNIYNRYDNIYKKLYTDQDKQNIMNNISLKKDLLTNQTNINSPEIKNIEKFINRNENASDYANNIYKSYRLDSYKQKKRQHKYRKQKINDKVIEVIGFRNIFHLFQVQIGMSKAIKLCQGSEIVVKINKKFIKNKNKIYFQYDGEPGYLNIHKLHFTHKCQCLFLSPKDAI; this comes from the exons ATGGAAGATTTTGCatatattgataaaaatgtttacataaatattctacttgtatttattaaaaaaataaaagattaCGTAGTAGGAATAGGTATATTGAAAATCCTTTTTTGtgtttgtattatattgttGAGCATTTTTATAGcgaaaagaaaaaataaaaagaagaagaaaatacaTGTATATCTACAATTaaatagaaaaaagaataatagTACAAAAGTTTCGAATAGCTCAAAAAAGTCTACTATAAGTAATGAAGATGACATAtcacaaaaaaatttatcAAAAATAAGTGACAATGGAAAAATAGAAGAAATATCTAATGGGTATTATCATTTAACATATACAtctcatatttttaatttaaaaacaataaataGAATAGAATTATGTAATGTATGTGAAGagaatatttattcttttttttttcataaaaaaaatatttttgaatgTATTATGTGTAGAAATAAATGTCATATAGAATGTGCTCCAAATTCAAATTTGATGAGTTGTAAAACAAgtgtattttttaaaaataaacataaatttataaaattaagaaATTGTTCTTGGAATGATAAATGTGATATTTGTGAtcaaaaattttatttcttttctttatatacacttttaaaaagacatatatataaatgtatatggtgtaacaaatattttcatttaagatgtttaattaaaaattcatataaaaaaaaaaaaataatcaaagAAGATGAAAATGTAGTAGATACacaaaaaatgaagaatttATGTACTTATGgtaataatgaatatatattataccCATATCAATTAAccataaaagaaaatgtattaatagattttttaataagtgcatataataaagtacaagaaaatgatataaaattagATGACATCTTTTTAAGTTATACATTAAatgatttttataatcttgaaaaaaaattcaaaaaagATATGATAGAACCTATAGAACATTTTCCTTCTAATAAAATTAGAAGTGtaaatgatttattatattttgattatgttaatcattttaaaagttttcgaaatattaaaaaaaaaaaaaaaaaaaaaattattcaaatTCATCTAAATTTCTTATTAAATTTCTTCCCAGTACATTTACCAATCTATCATATCAAAAGTAATAAAACATTTCTACTCATTTTTGTAAATGTAAAAAGTGGAGGACAAACAGGAAAAAATCTTTATCAAGAATTATTAATGTATTTTAATCCTatacaaattataaatatcaaaaatgaaaaaaatgtattaaatgcattaaatatgtttaaacaaatgttttatttaaaaaaaattatattactTATATGTGGAGGTGATGGTACTATAAGTATTTTTATAGATACTTTAATAAAGTTCTTCTTAAAACAAAATTCAAACACTGAAAATAAAGCACAAGTGCAAAAAAATGAGCAAATTAATAAAGAACCTATTcttgataataaaaataaaacaacCTCATCTAATAAAACAAcctttttaaataaaacattaaCCAATATTACagaaaaaataagatataataaagatcttataaagaaaaagtGGGGGGGCGGTACGCCCACACCGCAAACCAATAGCAACACAAACAATCATATGAATACTCAAGGAGGAAAATTATCATctaaattttttcttataaaaagaaaaatgaagaaaaataagaaaaataatgataataatgacaatgataaatattctACTAGTGAAGAAGATACAAGCGATTTTAGTGATACAGATGATGAAGATGGTgataaagaagaaaaattcTCTAGCATAAAAGAACAACTTTTTAAAACCAAAGTTAATGAAGATACATTAAATGTTACCGAAAATTATGAACATATTTATAGACAAATCaaaaattttcaaaataaagatatatatgaaaaggATGATGCATACGAAGATATTACTGAggataataagaataaaattGAACACAaccataaaaaaaaagaaaaaaaaaaggataacaacaaaaataatagttCTATTATGAATGATCATGGGTCTGATATAAATGAAGATTGTTATTTTTCAGCCACAGGATTTGAAGGAGAAAGTATATATCACAATGTATATTatgatcataataataaaaactCTAATGATTTACATATGACAACAAATATTAGTGATAACTTATGTGGATATTATGGAGATAccaaaaagaaaaaacttaaatatatagtaaAAGATGATAACAATAATGGTGATTCTACTATGGTTTCTGTTCCCatcaataataataaaaataataataataataataataataataatagtaagACGACTCATACTACTACCACTACTACTACCACTACTACTACCACTACTACTACCACTACTACTACcactactactactactattattactgataataataacaataatgataacaataatgataataataatactaatAGTAGTCAGAATAACAGTAgcattattataaataatgaagatcCTCATAATATGAcggataaaaaaaatgaaggTTTAAACAAAATTAACAATATAGAAGAATTTAATAAAGGTAAAATGTGTATGTTTGAAAAACAATGCaatatattagaaaatattaataatgattataaattattaaacacagaatatgatgaaaaaagTCATATAGATGATGAAACTTTTTTTGATAGTTGTGATAAAAGTAAAGATGATATACAATGTACTCATAgtaatttaatattaaaagaattaagTGAAGAAACAAATTTAGAAAAAgataatgaagaagataataattattcattaGAATCATGTATTTCTACAACACCTATTAGTATATTACCATTAGGTACTGGGAATGATTTAAGCATTAGTTTAGGTTGGGGTAgtgaatataataatgatatctttttttatttaaataaattaaaacattgtaaaaatgaattagTAGATGTATGGAATATGAAAGGTTATgattcaaataataatttaattcTAAATAATAGTTTTATCAATTATTTCGATATAGGAATTATAGCTAGGTTAGCTTTACattttgataatattaGGAAAAAATATCCACACTTTTTCAATAGTAGAATAGgcaataaaatattatatggtGAAGTAGGGTTTAGAgatttttgttttaatacatataaatataaattaaataaaaatataaaaatttattgtgatggaaaaaaagtaaatataGAAGAAAATCTAGAAAGTGtttgtataataaatataccTTACTTCTTAGGaggaataaaaatatggaaaGATGACgaattagaaaaaaattattattctgattttgaaaaggaaaataacaaaatgaaTGATAGTGAATATATAAGTGATCAGGAAAAAGAAgatcatcatcatcatcatcataataataaaaagaacaagaagaaaaaaacaaaatataaaataaaaaataatgatattattaataaagatgaaaaatataatacagATAATTTTAACGATAATAGTTTTGAAAGTTATTCAAGTGGtacaaatatttataatagatatgataatatatataaaaaattatatacagatcaagataaacaaaatattatgaataatatatcattaaaaaaagatcTATTAACAAACCaaacaaatattaattcacctgaaataaaaaatattgaaaagTTTATTAATAGAAATGAAAATGCATCAGATTATgcaaataatatttataaatcaTATAGATTAGATTcttataaacaaaaaaaaagacaaCACAAATATcgaaaacaaaaaattaatgataAAGTTATTGAAGTTATAGGCTTTAGAAATATATTCCATTTATTTCAAGTACAAATAGGAATGTCTAAAGCAATCAAATTGTGTCAAGGTAGTGAAATTGTTgttaaaattaataaaaagtttattaaaaataaaaacaaaatatattttcagTATGATGGAGAACCTGGATATCTTAATATCCATAAATTGCATTTTACTCACAA ATGCCaatgtttatttttgtCACCAAAGGATGCCATTTGA
- a CDS encoding hypothetical protein (conserved Plasmodium protein, unknown function~transcript variant 1; alternatively spliced): MLQKGDNMCEVDKTKNIYKENNSNNNNMNSNNNMNNNNNMNNNNNMNNNNNMNNNNNMNNNNNMNNNNNNSSCNNIYNNINILSEKASFSSINSYDEHVTNYLKKGKLFHGNMKNKETQNENADEGDIESREKYDIKKFTKNVNNMSNHDKKNDQVLNNNNIKENINNNNNNNINNINNNNNNNSYHCKNELVTRKRNVYMSNRFKNNNNNNNNNNNSNNPFDNLSSRNYKSVYNTCPKSNFIKKENHMNDKFNIHKNILNNHIDTYTNNEDSTNKDYDDKQSDSIIKNNYNNRNIYNKFYNNNNNNLNNNLNNNYVNYNEKKYMCQSNNIYLKYKKNHFHKNYDDEKLLNRNFKKNSQSYRRYQKVHNYLKESNNLHMQDKSEPCIKEENKNMQNEIVNMDKYENDFLKLKEDKMKDTNDFSFKREDNNNNNNNNMDGENIDIKKNMSDKINDKINDKMNDKINENINDAVNNVVSEDKELNSDKQSDKYISDELKRIKREEEKKKVMNWKNEEQTLLEEGLRIYKNLKNCPEKWTKISAVVKTRTADDCLKRFLYCRAVVLKEKKKLKEVTEQKNEKEKEKEETIIKQGTEDLKNSKNEINNDDIKDDEEHEQDIDSDDMNINNNMNIKGKSLLLNNVHLKNISLYKAVLLKLQLICNRCCNTFDVTSTSKEACQIICTCVNCSNSAVVEVYRNICFMENTCVCILKFNQCSLMDLLTADYSVNCESCGRKNLFKNVTSGKEINVNCQKCFSKLEFKYKDISFDEPINANNESLKKIDDMINKLFTKKKSTKKAVPTASNNLKIEKTKNMIKINNIEVKDGACKHFKKSHRLFKFPCCNKIFPCPTCHDLNSNHECDIAKRVICGFCYREFSDDEVCICQRDKKLKKGGKFWEGGKGCRNAITLSRNDSKKYKLLNRQSVQKKKKK; this comes from the exons atgttacaAAAAGGTGATAATATGTGTGAAGTGgataaaacaaaaaatatatacaaggaaaataatagtaataataataatatgaacagtaataataatatgaacaataataataatatgaacaataataataatatgaacaataataataatatgaacaataataataatatgaacaataataataatatgaacaataataataataatagtagttgtaataatatttacaataatataaatatattaagtGAAAAAGCgtctttttcttctataAACAGTTATGATGAACATGTaacaaattatttaaagaaaGGAAAATTGTTTCATGggaatatgaaaaataaagaaacaCAAAATGAGAATGCTGACGAAGGTGATATAGAATCAAGAGAAAAATAcgatataaaaaaatttacaaaaaatgtaaataatatgagtaatcatgataaaaaaaatgaccaagtattaaataataataatataaaagaaaacataaataataataataataataatattaataatattaataataataataataataatagttatCATTGTAAGAACGAATTAGTAACCAGAAAAAGAAACGTATATATGTCGAACCgatttaaaaataataataacaataataataataataataatagtaataatcCTTTTGATAATTTATCAAGTAGAAATTACAAAAGTGTATATAATACTTGTCCTAAAAgtaattttataaaaaaagaaaatcaTATGAATGACAAGTTTAATATTCataagaatattttaaataatcatattgATACATACACGAATAATGAAGATTCTACTAATAAGgattatgatgataaacAAAGTGATagtataataaaaaataattataataatagaaatatatataataaattttataataataataataataatttaaataataatttaaataataattatgttaattataatgaaaaaaaatatatgtgccaaagtaataatatatatctgaaatataaaaaaaatcacTTTCACAAAAActatgatgatgaaaagTTATTAAACAGAAATTTTAAGAAAAACAGCCAATCATATAGGCGTTATCAAAAAgtacataattatttaaaagaatcAAATAACCTGCACATGCAAGATAAAAGTGAACCATGTATTAAAgaggaaaataaaaatatgcaGAATGAAATAGTAAATATGgataaatatgaaaatgattttttaaaactAAAGGAAGATAAAATGAAAGATACAAATgatttttcatttaaaagggaagataataataataataataataataatatggatggtgaaaatatagatataaaaaaaaatatgagTGACAAAATAAATGACAAAATTAATGACAAAATGAATgacaaaataaatgaaaatataaatgatgcTGTAAATAATGTTGTTAGTGAAGACAAGGAATTAAATTCAGATAAACAAAgtgataaatatataagtgatgaattaaaaagaattaaaagagaagaagaaaaaaaaaaagttatgAACTGGAAAAATGAAGAACAGACTTTACTTGAAGAAGGGTTAAGAATTTATaagaatttaaaaaattgtCCTGAAAAATGGACAAAAATTAGTGCAGTAGTAAAAACGAGAACAGCTGATGATTGTTTAAAACGTTTTCTTTATTGTAGAGCTGTTGTTttgaaagaaaaaaaaaaacttaaAGAAGTAAcagaacaaaaaaatgaaaaagaaaaagaaaaagaagaaacaATTATAAAACAAGGAACAGaagatttaaaaaattcaaagaatgaaataaataatgatgatataaaagatGATGAAGAACACGAACAAGATATAGATAGTGATGATAtgaatattaataataatatgaatataaagGGAAAGAGTTTATTGTTAAATAATGTgcatttaaaaaatatatcattatataagGCAGTATTATTAAA GCTACAGTTAATTTGTAACAGGTGTTGTAATACATTTGATGTAACCTCAACAAGCAAGGAGGCTTGTCAAataa TTTGTACTTGCGTCAATTGCTCCAACAGTGCTGTTGTTGAAGTTTACAGAAATATTTGTTTCATGGAAAACACTTGTGTTTGTATTTTGAAGTTCAATCAGTGCTCCCTAATg GATTTACTAACAGCTGATTACAGTGTTAATTGTGAGAGTTGTGGAAGAAAAaatctttttaaaaatgtcACATCAg GTAAAGAAATAAATGTGAACTGTCAAAAGTGTTTTTCGAAATTAGAGTTTAAATACAAAGACATTTCCTTTGACGAGCCAATTAATGCAAATAACGAAAGCTTAAAAAA AATTGATGATATGATAAACAAATTATTTACCAAAAAAAAGTCGACTAAAAAAGCTGTACCAACAGCttcaaataatttaaaaatagaaaaaacaaaaaatatgataaaaataaataatatagaagTTAAAGATGGAGCTTGTAAgcattttaaaaaatcgcatagattatttaaatttcCCTGTTGTAACAAA ATTTTTCCTTGTCCGACGTGCCATGATTTAAATAGTAATCATGAATGTGACATTGCGAAGAGGGTGATTTGTGGGTTTTGTTACAGAGAGTTTAGTGACGATGAAGTGTGTATTTGTCAAAGggataaaaaattaaaaaaaggtGGAAAGTTTTGGGAG GGAGGAAAAGGATGTCGTAATGCAATCACGTTAAGCAGAAATGATtccaaaaaatataaacttTTAAATAGACAAAGTgtccaaaaaaaaaaaaaaaaatga
- a CDS encoding hypothetical protein (conserved Plasmodium protein, unknown function~transcript variant 2; alternatively spliced), which translates to MLQKGDNMCEVDKTKNIYKENNSNNNNMNSNNNMNNNNNMNNNNNMNNNNNMNNNNNMNNNNNMNNNNNNSSCNNIYNNINILSEKASFSSINSYDEHVTNYLKKGKLFHGNMKNKETQNENADEGDIESREKYDIKKFTKNVNNMSNHDKKNDQVLNNNNIKENINNNNNNNINNINNNNNNNSYHCKNELVTRKRNVYMSNRFKNNNNNNNNNNNSNNPFDNLSSRNYKSVYNTCPKSNFIKKENHMNDKFNIHKNILNNHIDTYTNNEDSTNKDYDDKQSDSIIKNNYNNRNIYNKFYNNNNNNLNNNLNNNYVNYNEKKYMCQSNNIYLKYKKNHFHKNYDDEKLLNRNFKKNSQSYRRYQKVHNYLKESNNLHMQDKSEPCIKEENKNMQNEIVNMDKYENDFLKLKEDKMKDTNDFSFKREDNNNNNNNNMDGENIDIKKNMSDKINDKINDKMNDKINENINDAVNNVVSEDKELNSDKQSDKYISDELKRIKREEEKKKVMNWKNEEQTLLEEGLRIYKNLKNCPEKWTKISAVVKTRTADDCLKRFLYCRAVVLKEKKKLKEVTEQKNEKEKEKEETIIKQGTEDLKNSKNEINNDDIKDDEEHEQDIDSDDMNINNNMNIKGKSLLLNNVHLKNISLYKAVLLKLQLICNRCCNTFDVTSTSKEACQIICTCVNCSNSAVVEVYRNICFMENTCVCILKFNQCSLMDLLTADYSVNCESCGRKNLFKNVTSGKEINVNCQKCFSKLEFKYKDISFDEPINANNESLKKIDDMINKLFTKKKSTKKAVPTASNNLKIEKTKNMIKINNIEVKDGACKHFKKSHRLFKFPCCNKIFPCPTCHDLNSNHECDIAKRVICGFCYREFSDDEVCICQRDKKLKKGGKFWEVRKGCRNAITLSRNDSKKYKLLNRQSVQKKKKK; encoded by the exons atgttacaAAAAGGTGATAATATGTGTGAAGTGgataaaacaaaaaatatatacaaggaaaataatagtaataataataatatgaacagtaataataatatgaacaataataataatatgaacaataataataatatgaacaataataataatatgaacaataataataatatgaacaataataataatatgaacaataataataataatagtagttgtaataatatttacaataatataaatatattaagtGAAAAAGCgtctttttcttctataAACAGTTATGATGAACATGTaacaaattatttaaagaaaGGAAAATTGTTTCATGggaatatgaaaaataaagaaacaCAAAATGAGAATGCTGACGAAGGTGATATAGAATCAAGAGAAAAATAcgatataaaaaaatttacaaaaaatgtaaataatatgagtaatcatgataaaaaaaatgaccaagtattaaataataataatataaaagaaaacataaataataataataataataatattaataatattaataataataataataataatagttatCATTGTAAGAACGAATTAGTAACCAGAAAAAGAAACGTATATATGTCGAACCgatttaaaaataataataacaataataataataataataatagtaataatcCTTTTGATAATTTATCAAGTAGAAATTACAAAAGTGTATATAATACTTGTCCTAAAAgtaattttataaaaaaagaaaatcaTATGAATGACAAGTTTAATATTCataagaatattttaaataatcatattgATACATACACGAATAATGAAGATTCTACTAATAAGgattatgatgataaacAAAGTGATagtataataaaaaataattataataatagaaatatatataataaattttataataataataataataatttaaataataatttaaataataattatgttaattataatgaaaaaaaatatatgtgccaaagtaataatatatatctgaaatataaaaaaaatcacTTTCACAAAAActatgatgatgaaaagTTATTAAACAGAAATTTTAAGAAAAACAGCCAATCATATAGGCGTTATCAAAAAgtacataattatttaaaagaatcAAATAACCTGCACATGCAAGATAAAAGTGAACCATGTATTAAAgaggaaaataaaaatatgcaGAATGAAATAGTAAATATGgataaatatgaaaatgattttttaaaactAAAGGAAGATAAAATGAAAGATACAAATgatttttcatttaaaagggaagataataataataataataataataatatggatggtgaaaatatagatataaaaaaaaatatgagTGACAAAATAAATGACAAAATTAATGACAAAATGAATgacaaaataaatgaaaatataaatgatgcTGTAAATAATGTTGTTAGTGAAGACAAGGAATTAAATTCAGATAAACAAAgtgataaatatataagtgatgaattaaaaagaattaaaagagaagaagaaaaaaaaaaagttatgAACTGGAAAAATGAAGAACAGACTTTACTTGAAGAAGGGTTAAGAATTTATaagaatttaaaaaattgtCCTGAAAAATGGACAAAAATTAGTGCAGTAGTAAAAACGAGAACAGCTGATGATTGTTTAAAACGTTTTCTTTATTGTAGAGCTGTTGTTttgaaagaaaaaaaaaaacttaaAGAAGTAAcagaacaaaaaaatgaaaaagaaaaagaaaaagaagaaacaATTATAAAACAAGGAACAGaagatttaaaaaattcaaagaatgaaataaataatgatgatataaaagatGATGAAGAACACGAACAAGATATAGATAGTGATGATAtgaatattaataataatatgaatataaagGGAAAGAGTTTATTGTTAAATAATGTgcatttaaaaaatatatcattatataagGCAGTATTATTAAA GCTACAGTTAATTTGTAACAGGTGTTGTAATACATTTGATGTAACCTCAACAAGCAAGGAGGCTTGTCAAataa TTTGTACTTGCGTCAATTGCTCCAACAGTGCTGTTGTTGAAGTTTACAGAAATATTTGTTTCATGGAAAACACTTGTGTTTGTATTTTGAAGTTCAATCAGTGCTCCCTAATg GATTTACTAACAGCTGATTACAGTGTTAATTGTGAGAGTTGTGGAAGAAAAaatctttttaaaaatgtcACATCAg GTAAAGAAATAAATGTGAACTGTCAAAAGTGTTTTTCGAAATTAGAGTTTAAATACAAAGACATTTCCTTTGACGAGCCAATTAATGCAAATAACGAAAGCTTAAAAAA AATTGATGATATGATAAACAAATTATTTACCAAAAAAAAGTCGACTAAAAAAGCTGTACCAACAGCttcaaataatttaaaaatagaaaaaacaaaaaatatgataaaaataaataatatagaagTTAAAGATGGAGCTTGTAAgcattttaaaaaatcgcatagattatttaaatttcCCTGTTGTAACAAA ATTTTTCCTTGTCCGACGTGCCATGATTTAAATAGTAATCATGAATGTGACATTGCGAAGAGGGTGATTTGTGGGTTTTGTTACAGAGAGTTTAGTGACGATGAAGTGTGTATTTGTCAAAGggataaaaaattaaaaaaaggtGGAAAGTTTTGGGAGGtaa GAAAAGGATGTCGTAATGCAATCACGTTAAGCAGAAATGATtccaaaaaatataaacttTTAAATAGACAAAGTgtccaaaaaaaaaaaaaaaaatga